One window of the bacterium genome contains the following:
- a CDS encoding aldo/keto reductase, which produces MGFERATLGRTGLSVTRLGVAASYGTDEAMLEEAVERGVNYLWWGALRTKAMARGIRAVARKGREDLVIVMHAVTRKPASISNGVEDALRQLGLEYLDVLLLGNHTKAPAPELVEQAMKLREQGKLRFLALSTHRRTLIPELEKDGHPIDIYHLRYNAAHRGAETEVFDHLPDEGGPGIVSFTSNRWGSLMDPGRMPPGEAPPTAADCCRFVLSHPRVHLTCCGPANMEELRQNLDCLEKGPMSDEELERMHRIGRHVYESGAPWRAQLGSIARLLARRLRGRGSTPAS; this is translated from the coding sequence GTGGGATTCGAAAGAGCGACGCTGGGACGCACGGGACTCTCGGTGACCCGTCTCGGGGTCGCCGCAAGCTACGGCACCGACGAGGCCATGCTCGAGGAGGCCGTCGAGCGGGGCGTCAACTACCTCTGGTGGGGCGCGTTGCGCACGAAAGCGATGGCCCGGGGGATTCGGGCCGTTGCGCGCAAGGGTCGAGAGGATCTCGTCATCGTCATGCATGCCGTCACGCGCAAGCCGGCTTCGATCTCGAACGGCGTCGAAGATGCACTTCGTCAGCTCGGGCTGGAGTACCTCGACGTGCTGCTCCTCGGAAACCACACGAAGGCGCCAGCCCCCGAGCTGGTGGAGCAGGCCATGAAGCTCCGGGAGCAAGGGAAGCTCCGCTTTCTGGCCCTCTCCACACATCGACGCACGCTGATTCCCGAGCTCGAAAAGGATGGTCACCCGATCGACATCTATCACCTGCGCTACAACGCGGCCCATCGGGGAGCCGAGACGGAGGTCTTCGACCACCTGCCCGACGAAGGGGGGCCGGGGATCGTCAGCTTCACGAGCAACCGCTGGGGAAGCCTGATGGATCCCGGGCGGATGCCGCCGGGGGAGGCCCCTCCAACCGCCGCAGACTGCTGCCGCTTCGTCCTCTCCCACCCCCGAGTCCACCTCACGTGCTGTGGGCCCGCGAACATGGAGGAACTCAGGCAGAACCTCGACTGCCTCGAGAAGGGTCCGATGAGTGACGAGGAGCTGGAGCGCATGCACCGTATCGGCCGTCACGTGTATGAGAGCGGTGCTCCCTGGCGGGCCCAGCTCGGGTCCATTGCCCGTTTGCTGGCGCGACGTCTCCGAGGCCGAGGAAGCACCCCTGCGTCCTGA
- a CDS encoding sterol desaturase family protein, whose translation MGIFIIILLGYTASYLTFRGLKLAFNSPAMKDAIISEDPERGVDGAALQRSVKLNSAVSVGFMFTCAFFFSDYLMYTGDVALWRIPLEIVGVVIIYDFIYYGVHRYPFHEWKILRAVHEVHHQTRHPRGVDSLLLHPLETCLGLGAFLVSIALVGGVSVPSFAVVFIGYTVLNVVNHAGLNFQHFPLRTMGWLAVKHDKHHRRDLAGNYAFLTTIPDTLFGTAE comes from the coding sequence ATGGGAATCTTCATCATCATCCTCCTGGGATACACGGCCTCCTATCTGACCTTCCGGGGGCTGAAGCTCGCCTTCAATTCGCCGGCCATGAAGGACGCCATCATCAGCGAGGACCCCGAGCGAGGCGTCGACGGCGCCGCGTTGCAGCGCTCGGTCAAGCTCAACTCCGCAGTTTCGGTGGGGTTCATGTTCACATGCGCGTTCTTCTTCTCCGACTATCTCATGTACACAGGCGATGTCGCGCTCTGGCGCATCCCCCTGGAGATCGTCGGGGTCGTGATCATCTACGACTTCATCTACTACGGCGTTCATCGCTACCCCTTCCACGAGTGGAAGATCCTCCGCGCCGTCCATGAAGTCCACCACCAGACGAGGCATCCGCGCGGGGTCGATAGTCTGCTCCTTCATCCGCTGGAGACCTGCCTCGGTCTCGGGGCGTTCCTCGTCTCCATTGCGTTGGTGGGTGGCGTCAGCGTCCCGAGCTTCGCGGTGGTCTTCATTGGCTACACCGTGCTGAACGTGGTCAACCACGCAGGGCTGAACTTCCAGCACTTTCCCCTGCGGACCATGGGGTGGTTGGCGGTGAAGCACGACAAGCACCACCGCAGAGATCTCGCGGGCAACTACGCCTTCCTCACCACGATTCCGGACACCCTCTTCGGTACGGCGGAGTAG
- a CDS encoding acetyl-CoA acetyltransferase: MNVSATLDMNSITEKSLAASKRPVIVGVGQLVQRDAELGDALEPLKMLEQVTRQAAQDAEITDATLAGLDTVAVVSVAGWRATNPARLLSDVIGAKPSAEFTTELGGQIGVTAANQLAERITRGETKIGLLAGCNNLRTLRRAIAIKRDLGWVKGGGPAPECIGEVRPGNTDLERQYGMETPPDIYPIFENALRARRGLSLSEHAQKMGELFSAFSKVAAANPHAWFPTFRDAAELTTPTAKNRMIAFPYPKYLNAILNTDQAAALLIMSESAALEAGVPREKLVYWWGGAEAVEKAWNSSERPDFASCPAMLDASQSALQNAGIQISDVDLIDFYSCFPVAVETAIRQLGLSEDDPRGFTVTGGLPYAGGPASAYTLHSLATMAERIRGGSDTIGLVTGNGWYLTKHAASLWASSPKTGSVPTRGLCDDLPSAEQDCTPRPVVPDVQGDAVVEAYTVVYGKDGSPERGIVLGAAEGGARFLANTPTDRGLLEAFVSSEQVGRPGILKDVAGLQQFEPA; this comes from the coding sequence TTGAACGTCTCTGCGACGCTCGACATGAATTCCATCACGGAGAAGTCCCTGGCTGCATCCAAGCGCCCCGTAATCGTCGGTGTTGGTCAGCTGGTTCAGCGCGACGCCGAACTGGGTGACGCTCTCGAACCGTTGAAGATGCTCGAGCAGGTGACGCGTCAGGCTGCGCAGGACGCGGAGATCACTGACGCGACCCTCGCCGGTCTCGATACCGTCGCCGTCGTGAGCGTGGCCGGTTGGCGCGCAACGAATCCGGCTCGTCTGCTCAGTGACGTGATCGGCGCGAAGCCCAGTGCCGAGTTCACGACCGAACTCGGTGGCCAGATCGGCGTCACGGCTGCCAACCAGCTGGCGGAACGAATCACGCGCGGCGAGACGAAGATCGGACTGCTCGCGGGCTGCAACAATCTGCGCACGCTTCGTCGGGCGATCGCCATCAAGCGGGATCTCGGCTGGGTGAAGGGAGGCGGCCCAGCACCCGAATGCATCGGCGAAGTTCGTCCAGGAAACACGGATCTCGAGCGCCAATACGGCATGGAGACGCCGCCAGATATCTATCCGATCTTCGAAAATGCACTGCGTGCGCGCCGTGGACTCAGTCTGAGCGAGCACGCCCAGAAAATGGGAGAGCTGTTCAGCGCCTTCTCGAAGGTCGCAGCCGCAAATCCGCATGCCTGGTTTCCCACGTTCCGGGATGCTGCCGAACTCACGACTCCGACGGCGAAGAATCGCATGATCGCGTTTCCCTATCCGAAGTATCTGAACGCGATCTTGAACACCGATCAGGCAGCCGCGCTACTGATCATGTCCGAGAGCGCGGCTCTGGAGGCCGGTGTTCCGCGAGAAAAGCTGGTCTACTGGTGGGGCGGGGCGGAGGCCGTCGAGAAGGCATGGAATTCCAGCGAACGGCCCGATTTCGCCAGCTGTCCTGCCATGCTGGACGCCTCTCAGAGTGCGCTTCAAAACGCGGGTATTCAGATCTCAGACGTCGATCTGATCGATTTCTACAGCTGTTTCCCGGTCGCGGTCGAGACGGCCATTCGCCAGCTGGGATTGAGTGAAGACGATCCGCGCGGATTCACCGTGACGGGCGGACTGCCCTACGCGGGCGGGCCTGCCAGCGCCTACACACTTCACTCGCTGGCGACCATGGCCGAGCGTATTCGCGGCGGGAGTGACACGATCGGCCTGGTGACGGGCAATGGCTGGTATCTGACCAAGCATGCGGCGAGTCTCTGGGCGTCCTCACCCAAGACGGGAAGTGTGCCCACGCGCGGCCTCTGCGACGATCTGCCCTCTGCAGAGCAGGACTGTACCCCGCGCCCGGTGGTGCCCGATGTACAAGGCGATGCCGTCGTCGAAGCCTACACCGTGGTGTACGGCAAGGATGGTTCGCCGGAACGGGGCATCGTGCTCGGTGCCGCCGAAGGGGGCGCTCGCTTCCTGGCCAACACACCCACCGATCGAGGACTTCTGGAGGCCTTCGTCTCCAGCGAGCAGGTGGGCCGCCCCGGAATCCTCAAGGACGTGGCGGGACTTCAACAGTTCGAACCCGCCTAG
- a CDS encoding glutathione S-transferase family protein, with the protein MNLKLSGVNLSPFVRKVRVALAEKGLAYEHEPVMPFGLPAEYVAKHPLKKIPLLEDGDKVIPDSSAICAYLEAIAPTPALYPGDAYDLARAIWYEELADEPISAGAGAFFRENLLAPLMFERETDQETVDHARDEILPPLFDYLEAELVEQDYLVGNTFSIADIAVGSQVVNLRHGKGDVDAGRWPSLAAWVERVHGRPSFKALIEEEQAGLKAMGGK; encoded by the coding sequence ATGAATCTCAAGCTATCCGGAGTCAATCTGTCCCCCTTCGTGCGCAAAGTGCGCGTGGCGTTGGCCGAGAAGGGCCTCGCCTACGAACACGAACCCGTGATGCCCTTCGGTCTGCCCGCCGAGTACGTGGCCAAGCATCCGCTCAAGAAGATCCCGCTGCTCGAGGACGGCGACAAGGTGATCCCGGACTCGTCGGCCATCTGCGCCTACCTCGAGGCCATTGCACCGACCCCGGCTCTCTACCCGGGTGATGCCTATGACCTGGCGCGCGCGATCTGGTACGAGGAGTTGGCCGATGAACCCATCAGCGCGGGTGCCGGTGCGTTCTTCCGCGAGAACCTGCTCGCGCCCCTCATGTTCGAACGCGAGACCGACCAGGAAACAGTCGATCACGCCCGCGACGAGATCCTGCCGCCGCTCTTCGACTACCTCGAAGCAGAACTCGTAGAACAAGACTACCTGGTGGGAAACACGTTCTCGATCGCCGACATCGCCGTCGGATCTCAGGTCGTGAACCTCCGCCACGGTAAAGGCGACGTGGACGCGGGCCGCTGGCCGAGCCTCGCCGCCTGGGTCGAACGCGTGCATGGGCGGCCCAGCTTCAAGGCACTGATCGAGGAAGAACAGGCCGGACTCAAGGCCATGGGAGGGAAATAA
- a CDS encoding YbhB/YbcL family Raf kinase inhibitor-like protein — MKFALSDLQLSSSAFKEGGPIPTRHSGEGDDTSPALDWSTVPDGTRSFAVICHDPDAPVVSSGGYGFVHWVLYNIPGTATSLPEGVAEHATGPTDFGKPGYGGPMPPEGHGTHRYFFWLLALSREPDLEAGLTLRELLDTIEPDVLGMNRLMGTYERA; from the coding sequence ATGAAATTCGCACTTTCAGACCTGCAGCTATCGAGTTCGGCCTTCAAAGAGGGAGGACCCATTCCGACGAGGCACAGCGGGGAGGGGGACGACACTTCCCCGGCGCTCGATTGGAGCACCGTTCCCGACGGAACCCGTTCGTTCGCAGTGATCTGTCACGATCCCGATGCGCCGGTCGTCTCGTCCGGAGGCTACGGATTCGTCCATTGGGTGCTCTACAACATTCCGGGCACGGCGACGAGCCTGCCGGAGGGCGTAGCTGAGCATGCGACAGGGCCAACGGACTTCGGCAAGCCGGGCTATGGCGGTCCGATGCCCCCGGAGGGCCACGGGACGCACCGCTACTTCTTCTGGCTGCTTGCGCTCAGCCGCGAACCCGATCTCGAGGCGGGCCTCACGCTGCGGGAGTTGCTCGACACGATCGAGCCGGATGTGCTCGGGATGAATCGTCTGATGGGCACCTACGAGCGCGCGTAG
- a CDS encoding TetR/AcrR family transcriptional regulator, with protein MGDSPRRIKLPAPPARPRPHAERRAETRAAILQAVSESVVEVGFTRTTAAEIARRAGVTWGAVQHHFGGKDGMLRAVLEDSFNRFVERVESVPREGPLEKRVSLFVDRAWEHYSSTDYQTTHEILLYFRAREDIEEAPTWSAIMAKAWNEVWREIFFDTTVSRRHLVLTARYALATLSGLGSLLLLSGDPADSLARDLDILKRVLIDELRDEEG; from the coding sequence GTGGGTGACTCACCGCGCCGTATCAAGCTGCCTGCCCCGCCCGCCAGGCCCCGCCCGCACGCCGAGCGCCGGGCCGAAACGCGCGCCGCGATCCTCCAGGCGGTGAGCGAGAGCGTTGTAGAGGTGGGTTTCACGCGGACGACCGCGGCCGAGATTGCGCGCCGGGCCGGCGTCACCTGGGGTGCGGTCCAGCACCACTTTGGGGGCAAGGACGGCATGCTGAGGGCCGTCCTCGAGGACTCCTTCAACCGCTTCGTGGAGCGAGTCGAGAGCGTTCCGCGAGAGGGCCCGCTCGAAAAGCGGGTGTCGCTCTTCGTCGACCGGGCCTGGGAGCACTACTCGAGCACCGACTACCAGACCACGCACGAAATCCTGCTGTACTTTCGCGCTCGGGAAGACATCGAGGAAGCACCGACCTGGTCGGCCATCATGGCCAAGGCGTGGAACGAAGTCTGGCGTGAGATCTTCTTCGACACGACGGTTTCGCGTCGGCACCTCGTTCTCACCGCCCGATACGCCCTCGCAACGCTCTCCGGGCTCGGCAGCCTGCTGCTTCTCTCGGGCGATCCGGCCGACTCGTTGGCGCGTGATCTCGATATCCTGAAGCGCGTGCTGATCGACGAACTTCGAGACGAGGAAGGCTGA